The DNA window AAGCAATGATAAGGCAGGTACTAGGTAGAGGTATCCGAAGTGGAAGAGATCTGTAATTAATGTAATTGATGGCATCTAAAGGCACTTCACATAGTCTCACCGATCAACTTCTTCcgaaacaaatatcaattaacTACAGTACTGaatcaaacaaatatcaatgaagataaaataaaaggtttgtgCTGATATTATGGTAACACGGTACTACTGATAAAGGGAGGGTTGGTCCTGTCCTGTTATTTGGTAACTTGTGCAATCACACTGCTTAACGAGTTGGCCTGCTCCTTGGCCGTCTCCACCAACGAATCCTGCGTTCAagattcattaatcaagaacaaaacatGTAGGGTTATTATGGTGTGAGAGATCGAAGCAAGGAGGACATATGTACATGTGTGCACACCAGCCGTATCACTGATCTCTTGCTTGACTCTTGAAGCTCACCGGCTATCAAGATTTCGTCCAGAATATAATACGCCTGCATGCACGCACGCACGCTCTGCCGTGTTATTTCCATAATTATTCTCCCAGCTTTGGAATGTTTAAGATCAATGCACAACTCCCTCCACacacttttctttgttttaattggCACATTACAGAAGATTTACCACCACTTGTCATGATGTGATCATGTTTTCAAACCAAAAACCATGCCTGCCCGCATCTCTAAACACACACTTAATCGATGAGATGAGATGAGATGATGAATCTTCTATAATGTGCTagttaaaacaaacaataaagtGTCAAACGAGCTGTAAATCAACTCTAACTATAACGATGCCAGACCCATCATTCTAtttaaaaagatttgtttttcttaacaaAAGATATCGATTTCAAACCTCTAACTATGACGAAAAGGAAAAACGAAGATGAAGAGAATGTTACCTTGTGGAAATTGAAGATCAAGTCCAATTCACAAACCtgataattaagaaattatacAAGGGGATAGGAGTAAATGTTTCTAGTACGTATAGAGTATGCATGcgtatatttataaatattcacTGGGTTCAGGTAGCTAGGAGCTAGCCAGCCAGCCAGCAGGCTTGCTTACACTGCCAAAATAACGATCCAGTATCTCCACATAATGATGAATGATATCAAGAACCTCCAGTTCGTTGTCTTTCTCATCAACACACATGCAGAAATAGAGGCCAGCATACCTGCACGCATCGGCTTAATTTCATAAATCACAATTACCAGTACAGTCTTAAGATCATAATAACATTCTGCGAAACATATAACCTTCTATACACAACCCTAAATCCTCTCCACTCCACGAAGTTGCAAAGCTTGGGACCCCGATTTAGAATGATGCCACTCAGCTCTCGGATTACCTGTCCAGTCCTTAACAAATTGAGTTTTGCATCCATGATGATCGGTACTACCTAATTCAAATTAACGTGtatgtataaaaaacaatgtgtCTATCATAACACTACCGATCGAAGGAGAAGTTATTGTATATAATAGCTGGTTACCTTAGATCTTTCACTCAGAGTATAAGGGGAATACCATTTGGCCAACCTCACCTTTCCCTGGCGACTGACAAGAAGCACGAAGTGAATCTGGAAACCAACaggctaattaattaatgcctAGACAAGTAGTAGATGCACTCTGTGTAAACTCTCAATACCATTTGAACCCTTTGATTTTTcgtgttttttctttccattaatGGCACTCCAGGTAAGATAGACACGATCTAACGGTCAATTGCATATTCAGAATTGAacaagaaacagaaacagaTTGCGTTATTCTTCTTCTAAAATAATAGCAACGTCGTCCTTACCATTGTGAAACTTGTAGAGAACAGAACACCCAAAGAGAATCTGTTAAATTTCAATCCCTGTCGATTATAGGTAGAGCAACTgagatcaataataataataacggtGTGCAAGAACGTAGCCCATTTTTAACGGGTCTTTCCTCAAGAAAAGGAGTTAAAAGGCGGTCCAACCAAACAGGTGGCTCCCACTCCACTCATCTTGTAAATGAATGAATATCGGTCCCTCTCCGAGTTAACTAGGAACATGGGAGGAGAGCCCGGTCAAGGCAATAATTATTCCATTCCAAACACAGCCTTGTGCCAGCCAACCAATTTCCCAACAGACCGATATATTTAAAAGTCAATACTGCTAGTGCTcactcttaattaattaattgcaatCAAACACACACAGACCAtgattctttataaaaaaaatagaattttccTTAATAATTACACTTACGTTAATTTACCGGGTGGTTCCATTGTAGATTCGCAAAACCACCTCTACAATTCCAGCTACCACTTTCTAGTTTCTATACAACATTCGCTCGTTATTTTGTTCAggggaaaaaaatgatcatttgCAGATATGTATTATACAGGCAGGGGCAGTGTGTTCTTTGATCAGACCATTGTTCTCCCTTTTGCTAATTCTCCATGGATCACATACCGAAAAGATGAGCTTTGCGACAACCAATGGATGCTCTTGTTAGCCTTCCCCCTCGTGCATTTCCTCATAGCCTTCAGTTGCCCTTCTGTCAGGCACTCACTTATCACCTCAATCACCCCATCCGCGTCTATTGACATGTCCTTCCCAAAGTACCAGAGTATTTTTGGTAGGAAAATCTTTGACTCCTTGTGCACGTAAACTTTGGATTGAATGAACTCTTCTTTAGCAACCTTGAGTTCCTGAAAGATACTCTTTGCTGTGTAAACTCGAACCTAAATTGATCAAACAAAAGAAGTTGTATTGATCAGTTCACTTCAGCCATGACTGGACGTATACCACTGTTCTAATTAATGGAGTTACGAAATTGTGATGTGTTTGAAATGAATTATTCATACTGCTGGATCAGAATATGCCCCTGAACAAAGCGCAAAATGAACGAGTGGCTCTGGGTATTCCAAGGCATAGACATGTCTGATATTCCCTGTCTTGGATTTCCTTCCTGGAGAAAACAATGCTTGTAGCCACTGCATTCATGAGGGTTAAGAGCATTCATGAGGGTTAAGAAACGCAAATAAGacaattgaaaatttcaaagaaCATATCTTGCTTATTTAAATAAGAATAACTATGAATAGATTTTCTGTTTACTTTGCAAActctattttcttaaataaaatgacTAGGCTCATTCATTAGGCAGCTAAAACTAATGCTTAATCAGGATTGTTTGGTTTGAATTCACAGTGCAGACTGTTCAAATGCTCAAGACACCTCCTTTACAgtcttgaatttaaatttcaagaaaacattgTCGGCCTACCATAGATACTAGCCAAGCGTACCATAAGATATATAATGCTATTAACTTGATCTCTTTTCAAAACTCTGCATCTCATCAGTTTATGTAACACCCTCCTCCATCCTAAAGTTGCCTTAATACCCTCTAAACCAAGGCATTTTGATCATTCACGCCATGGAGCCAAAAGCTGAAAGAACGCAGAGGAACATACACCATGTAACCAGATGTTTTCCATTATGTATGCATTTTTTTCCCCAACAATTTCTCTGTTTATTCGTTCACAACACAATCACACACCCCTTCTCAGTATATATGCAAGAACATCCACGGATATGATTAGTCTATAAGTGCTATTAGGTTTTAAAGTGAAAGACATACTGGTTCTGAGTAGTGTGACCGAATACCCAAGATGGAGCTTTGTATAACGCACGCATTGATGCATTGTCCACCCACATTGTATGCTGCCTGAAAGAAGTGAATACAATGATGACACAAGTACAGAATAAGATTCATGACAAAAACAGATAGGATAGGTATACTGATGTCAACATTCTTTACCTTCAAAATGGATGCACTTTTCACCCGATTATGTGTCCCATATGCTAAATATGCCTGCCAAGAAACCTCATAAGCACACATCTAATATGCATTGTGAACAACAGCAATAATGGTATCAATGTGCAAAACACTAGCTGGGTGAATAAAGGTAGATATGTCATTGCACATGTATAGATGATTCAACACGCATGTTATCACAGGTTGTTCCTTGAGAATTATAAAGCCAATTAAATGAGACATGAGAATCACTATCATCTGGGTCGAAAAGCAAAGTATGGATCATCCACTGGTTGTTTCTGTACTTTCAGATTGTTTAAAAGACAAGCTCATATCATGTGGAAGCTTTGGCATTTGATGTGGATTATTTacaagaaattataaagaataATGGTTTACTATCACATGAGCAACTCACTTTCGTTCTTTCGTTCTATCTACAAAATTATTCTATTTCATACTACAGGTTACTTATTGTAAGTGAGAGTTCAAGAATATTCAAACTGCTAGTCCACGCACATGCATGACCAAGGCATTGTGAATGTTAATCCAAAACGCAAGCTTCTCTTCACGCTTCAACTTCCTTGGATCCACCTTCTCAAGCCTTTGAACCAGTGACCTGTACAGCAATACAAAGTAAGCGAGAAATTTTGGAAAATAACTCCTCTGAAGTTGATCTTTACAAAGAAGTGAAATATCAGATGATTCAACCCATTCTGCCACCTTGTAAGCCAACAGTAAGGATTTAACCAAACAACCCACTACCCCTGATTGCAAGTTGCCCCAGGCTAATTCCTATAGAACAGATAAAAACTTGAAGCTACCAAGAACGCAATTAATATGATCAATCATTTTATATAACCAATGTGATAGAAAAGGCATATTCTGACCACCTGAAATTTTTTAGCATGGTGGCAGCATAATTGAAACTAGCATCATCTAGATAAATGTTCAGAACTTCAAGCATTGTATCATATGGTCCGCTCTCTCCTTTCAACCCTTGAAGTTGACGCTGAAACATAGCATCTCCATTGCAATGCGGACTCCAGTTATCAGAAGGGTTGCGAGAGGAAAATATACTAGAGGATGACAGGGATGAAGTAGGAGAAGCTGCCAAGCCTAATTGGCTATGAAGGGGGTTGCAAAGTCTGCAGTAAATGGAAGATATGCATCTCACAATGTCTTCAGAGAGTCTATCAGGAATGCCAAGATCGTTAACCAAGCAAGAAGCACGGAGGTGATCTGCAAGGCTGTGACGACCAGAATCAACATTCTTCTGCTCCTGAAAATGCTCAATAGAAATTTCGATTTGATTGTCACAAATTGCATCTTATGGCAAAATCACATGCAGTTGTGCAAAGTGATGTGAACAGCGTAGCTGTTTTAAAGAGATCCTGGTGATCAGGCTAGTTACCCTTGTAGATGTTGACTGTAAGCTAGCAGTGCAACTCTGACTATACGGTCCTGACCAACCATGTGCAGGGGAACTTTGATCATGGTGGATAATATCACCCGTCTGTTGATGTACTTTTAAGTTGTGTGGCGATTGAACTTGTAATGGCGATCCTGTCTTGTATTGCAAATGGTTTTTAGTCACATTTGATAAAGCAGGTAGCTGCTCATTGAAAGCTGTACGATACAGTGAAAGAAGATAACGCTCCAGATGCAATATTTCAGCCTCAAGTGTGGCAATCTCCTTCCTCAGTACAGCAGAAGACTGAAGAAAAACGAGGTCAAaattatatccaagaaaatatgcaaaaaagaaaagacagcaTCCATTTTGAGATATTAGCTGATTCTAACCAGATATTTCAAAACAGAATTAAACCATTTCTAGCacttcttcgttttttttcgtttttgttCCCTTTAATTAAACACCGTTGGCTAGTTCTTATGATATCCGATCCTGCATATAACGCTCCACCATATAGTTTGGATTGCTAATATTATCACATATGCATAATTCCAGTTAAAAATTGGCATTACATGATTATATAATACTGAACCTTTGGCGTTGGAGTGTGATCGCTAGGAATAGATATGATGGAACTACAACCCACTGTGTTCTCAGAATCCCAATTCAGTGAAGCCTCGCGAGACACTGTGATCTCCAACTTTGCAATCtgtcaaaatataaagaagataCATGGATGAGTAATACTTTCGAAATGAGCACTGCTTTTGATCTTGTAGACATCGGTAAACAAGGTAGTCGGCCCATCAATCACATTAGAAGGTAATTGAGTCGACAGAACTTCTGTCTTGAGAGTAAAATGAGATCCCTAATTTCCTAACACAGACAATTCCATAAAGAGAGCCTAAGATTGCACTCTGATGGTGTTGGAAAGTGAGGTGAAACTAGAATCAAAAACATTTTGTAAGCCTTCTTCACGGAGTGAAATGACATTTGCATGGATATAATAGCAAGGAGGATGACTAATTCACAGATTCTATATTGATTGCAAAGTGGTGAGATTAATGAACATTAAAACACCATGTGATGGATACTTACAGAATTCGAAAGAGAGGACAGTTTGGGTGACATGTTCAGCACTCCGTTAAGCATATCACTGTCTGGGACACTGCgaataaagcaaattaaaaggtCTTTTGAGTTTGGGCCAAAATGTGGTGGCATGGCATAGCAGGAATTAAAGAGATTACTAACCTTGAGGAGCTCGGATGTGAAATAGAGGgacaagaagaagagaaagagcgCCTATCAGGACCGGACATTTACTGTTTCTGCTCTGTTGCAAGACGTTAGTTTAGCCGGCCTATAGAAAATCGCAAACAAAGAAGCAAGCAGAGCAACGAACAGAGACATACATGAAAAGTGCAAGATGAGATCATATGTTGAACAAAACTAGAAGAATTTTGTAAAAGGAAGTGATACTAGTAGCAGCAGTCGTCTTAGGATTACCTTTTCAGTAAAAACTTTTTAGATGTATAAATTCGAAGCCTCCAACTTTAGTTAAAGCATGGAGGGAGTTAAGTAGCGCATATAATACATCACCATCATCATAAATTTTGGTAGGAAGAGCTAGAGCACAAACAATCAAGCAAAAGACCTCTCTCCTAGTCCTacacaaaagagaaaagaaaatcctcTACCCTAACGGCAAGACAAGACAACAAATTCGCATGTGGTAACCTAAAAACGATCTTGAGTATCAACTATCGATGCATTAAAGAAAACAAcggaaggagagaaagaaatggaCGGCCCACGGTGAGTCATGGAGTAGGTGAATATTATTTGTTAGGAGGGGGAAGGGAAGGGAAATGAAAGGAACAGCATAACATACTGAAATGTCCTGTAGATGGGAGTGGGGACAGGAACCACCAAGAAAGGGGTAGAATGGAGCATTAAAAACAGCAATTATTATTGTGACTCATTAACAGCTGGTGAATGATGACACCTCACAGTGGGAGCGAGAAGCAGcagcaggaggaggaggaggttaaTCATGCTGCCTATTTACATAAAGCTCATTAATAATTAGTTCTACTActgcaaataaattaattaattaattaattaaaaaagatatctaTCACAAGAGATGATATCATTAGGAAGAAAGTGGAAAGTAGAGCAAGATGACTGCAACTTTGCAGGCCCAGAAGAGGAGCAGTTggccttctcttttttctcttttatgttcTGGTCACCCAACCCCCCATGATCAAGGTAAGTGCTGGAATGTATTCCCCAGCTACTTCACCAAGCCCAGAGCAGAAGAATGACAGGTTGATGTTTCATGTGTGACACTCAACCATACTATCAGAAGGAAGAAAACACTAAACATGTATACATACAGTAACCCATGAATTTGGAGTAGTTAACAAACGTACAGAAATCGGTCAACGCTCCACTAACTCACCTGGCGCAAGGGAAAACAATCAACACTCTAAAGTCTTGAGAGATTATGAGTCTGAATGAATGATTAACCTGTAGCACATGActgatattttaatatagaaCAACAGTTGCTTTGGGAGTGGGGCAGTGGGCACTGATTACTTTTCGTTTCGCCATCACTATCAGTTTCGTACGGGTGTaatacttttttgttttattttctcggGGCAGTCAGGACTCGGaactagaagaagaaggaggaggttAGTTAAATGGCTTGGAGAGTTGAccatcttatattttatttactttaatttaatgcttgctactctctcttctctctttataaaaaatgtaaacGAGCTTTTTGCACGCTGACGGTGAGAGgcgatatttaaaataaatttttatttaattttataataattaaaataaatattttaaaaaatctcaatgatttgaatttttgagtaaaaacgtgtttttaagataatttttttattcttgtgcttcttttttcttgtgagaatatgtttttttttttttcaaaagtgaggtttttaaaaaaaaaattgttataatttcaaaaacatgttacaacaaaaacaaaaaacatgtctCGATGATTTTTACACAAATACATGtacaaataaagaataattaatttagaaaattacaataagaaaatattaaaatagatattttattctcaCTAAATATCCATgagtaaattttttaagatattatgtAAGttaggtttatatataattattaatgaaataattgctaatattatataatCGTACTTAAAATAACAGGGTAAATCTTTAGATATTGTCTTAATAATtctattttaaagaatattattctaaaaacaGTTAATTAAAAACAGATGATGGGAtgggttaataaaaaaaaaaattagcatataCGGCGTCAAGACTCTAGAACAGCCTGAGCCTTGAAAAAGTCACCCAACCCGTCATTTACAGGCAGGTGCTGTATTGTATTCCCCAGCCACTTCAATAAGCAGTAACTCTGGGATGCCTGCCTCACaaataacaaattatataatgttTAGGAAGTAGTtggtggttatttttttaactcattttaaataaataaatattag is part of the Populus trichocarpa isolate Nisqually-1 chromosome 2, P.trichocarpa_v4.1, whole genome shotgun sequence genome and encodes:
- the LOC7471734 gene encoding AP-1 complex subunit sigma-1 isoform X1 produces the protein MIHFVLLVSRQGKVRLAKWYSPYTLSERSKVVPIIMDAKLNLLRTGQVIRELSGIILNRGPKLCNFVEWRGFRVVYRRYAGLYFCMCVDEKDNELEVLDIIHHYVEILDRYFGSVCELDLIFNFHKAYYILDEILIAGELQESSKRSVIRLVCTHDSLVETAKEQANSLSSVIAQVTK
- the LOC7471734 gene encoding AP-1 complex subunit sigma-1 isoform X3, translating into MIHFVLLVSRQGKVRLAKWYSPYTLSERSKVIRELSGIILNRGPKLCNFVEWRGFRVVYRRYAGLYFCMCVDEKDNELEVLDIIHHYVEILDRYFGSVCELDLIFNFHKAYYILDEILIAGELQESSKRSVIRLVCTHDSLVETAKEQANSLSSVIAQVTK
- the LOC7471734 gene encoding AP-1 complex subunit sigma-1 isoform X2, with the translated sequence MIHFVLLVSRQGKVRLAKWYSPYTLSERSKVVPIIMDAKLNLLRTGQVIRELSGIILNRGPKLCNFVEWRGFRVVYRRYAGLYFCMCVDEKDNELEVLDIIHHYVEILDRYFGSVCELDLIFNFHKAYYILDEILIAGELQESSKRSVIRLDSLVETAKEQANSLSSVIAQVTK
- the LOC7471734 gene encoding AP-1 complex subunit sigma-1 isoform X4, whose translation is MIHFVLLVSRQGKVRLAKWYSPYTLSERSKVVPIIMDAKLNLLRTGQVIRELSGIILNRGPKLCNFVEWRGFRVVYRRYAGLYFCMCVDEKDNELEVLDIIHHYVEILDRYFGSVCELDLIFNFHKHIIEDSSSHLISSIKCVFRDAGRHGFWFENMITS
- the LOC7474536 gene encoding uncharacterized protein LOC7474536, whose amino-acid sequence is MSGPDRRSFSSSCPSISHPSSSSVPDSDMLNGVLNMSPKLSSLSNSIAKLEITVSREASLNWDSENTVGCSSIISIPSDHTPTPKSSAVLRKEIATLEAEILHLERYLLSLYRTAFNEQLPALSNVTKNHLQYKTGSPLQVQSPHNLKVHQQTGDIIHHDQSSPAHGWSGPYSQSCTASLQSTSTREQKNVDSGRHSLADHLRASCLVNDLGIPDRLSEDIVRCISSIYCRLCNPLHSQLGLAASPTSSLSSSSIFSSRNPSDNWSPHCNGDAMFQRQLQGLKGESGPYDTMLEVLNIYLDDASFNYAATMLKNFRSLVQRLEKVDPRKLKREEKLAFWINIHNALVMHAYLAYGTHNRVKSASILKAAYNVGGQCINACVIQSSILGIRSHYSEPWLQALFSPGRKSKTGNIRHVYALEYPEPLVHFALCSGAYSDPAVRVYTAKSIFQELKVAKEEFIQSKVYVHKESKIFLPKILWYFGKDMSIDADGVIEVISECLTEGQLKAMRKCTRGKANKSIHWLSQSSSFRYVIHGELAKGRTMV